One stretch of Bordetella avium DNA includes these proteins:
- a CDS encoding hybrid sensor histidine kinase/response regulator — MRDNILSRLRWYQQLLIVGGGTAITILVLGASLLQVGASVSSYIASTREEMSADVRRAQDLIARTAATLRDTVSGMQLAALDSDAFNVELHPDLTSGHVLQLSQGRLLPPLFVLRANGSETPAAQYLQLAREMVAVNAIMAARISRESIAYLVSRDRKLMVLSASPWQNVPWMSRLVESRREMLESTASLAEQLANPPSSLRHEAVPGLPTLHWLPPYDSPLTGQRAIRIAADIRGGDGNTLATAVFELPLATLAATLPHDGPDGTCLIFDAGQRPVLSCRKGGLPENLLVIEQAVANGLGTSAQLAYREGEVLAAWTLGSSHWTLVYTQSWRNIASAIGPQLMTSVAAAGLIIVTCWSFLLLLKWRVFIPAIAQSQRVFENEHLGRTLVDTAPVGLGLIAIHSGKPLLRSPAMMDADAQLLTSRQGLSGELAAQFLLHENQPAPHDYPGALQLDLRFPTIDGSHRDLSVRMARARYEGVDVLVAAFTDVTLEKQMERVSQEARHAADSANAAKSAFLAAMSHEIRTPLNAIHGNLELLSHSALDSAQRAHVDTIRSASDSLLSIVSDVLDFSKIEAGELRLEHLEYDIQDIAARALIMFSTTARAKGLVLGGEFGLHTTQPMRGDPTRVAQVINNLLSNAVKFTAAGKVTLRMTQDATPPQLVLTVEDSGIGMSPEQMSMLFQAFTQADITINRRFGGTGLGLALCSRLSQAMGGTLSVTSKAGQGSCFTLRLPLDRDLPPAQLPSFAREHVLLVAADDAQRNYLIYALSAWGLAPNAYAHPAQINDAALQQAAVLVLWGSRDTWHPDDENRIVEDARWVLDCSQDAPARPAAAGRILSVTTYGLASLEVALNHVLRGHALAAPAEPGKVLQKRLRVLVVEDNPLNQRLFQDQLNMLGCDARVACGGHEALSWLEQESYDVLLTDLSMPEMSGYELAAQVGTRYPALPIVAVTADVNPQTCERCAACGMVRVLDKPLSLEDLGHTLSEVSGVTRLHREPVAPRRRRTDKALPDPIWKIFLASSESSLTVLRQAWKNDDIDVLLAELHSLRGAFGVFQLQTLAEQCAELSKGLQATGIAANTAGLLALCEAMEAIVSMGSPDVSSLLGHIIELANDPDDQRRRLRIETLARLAQVTLEQNRA; from the coding sequence TTGCGAGACAATATTCTGAGCCGCTTGCGTTGGTATCAGCAGCTTCTGATTGTAGGAGGCGGTACGGCGATTACGATTCTGGTGCTGGGCGCCAGTCTCTTGCAAGTGGGCGCCTCCGTCAGCTCCTACATTGCCAGTACGCGCGAAGAAATGTCTGCTGACGTGCGCCGGGCGCAAGATCTCATTGCGCGGACCGCAGCCACGCTGCGCGACACGGTAAGCGGTATGCAGCTCGCGGCCCTGGACAGCGATGCGTTCAATGTCGAGCTGCATCCCGACCTGACTTCGGGTCATGTCTTGCAGCTATCTCAGGGCCGGCTGTTGCCGCCGCTGTTCGTGTTGCGCGCCAATGGTTCGGAAACACCCGCAGCGCAATATTTGCAACTGGCGCGCGAGATGGTCGCCGTCAACGCCATCATGGCGGCCCGCATCAGCAGAGAGTCCATCGCCTATCTCGTCAGCCGTGACAGAAAGCTGATGGTGCTGTCGGCCTCGCCCTGGCAGAACGTACCCTGGATGAGCCGTCTCGTGGAGTCGCGTCGGGAGATGCTGGAGAGCACGGCCTCTCTGGCCGAGCAACTGGCCAACCCGCCGAGCAGCCTGCGGCACGAGGCCGTGCCGGGCTTGCCGACGCTACATTGGCTGCCTCCCTATGACAGTCCGCTGACCGGCCAGCGCGCCATCCGAATCGCCGCTGACATCAGGGGGGGCGACGGGAACACGCTGGCGACGGCCGTTTTCGAGCTACCGCTGGCGACCCTCGCAGCCACCCTGCCGCACGACGGCCCCGATGGCACCTGCCTGATATTCGATGCGGGCCAGCGTCCGGTGCTGTCCTGCCGCAAAGGCGGCTTGCCCGAAAACCTCCTCGTCATCGAGCAAGCCGTCGCCAATGGCCTGGGCACAAGCGCTCAACTGGCCTATCGCGAAGGCGAAGTCTTGGCGGCCTGGACGCTGGGTTCCTCGCACTGGACCCTCGTTTACACCCAGTCCTGGCGTAATATCGCCAGCGCTATCGGCCCTCAGCTTATGACCTCGGTGGCGGCGGCGGGCCTCATCATCGTGACCTGCTGGAGTTTCCTGCTGTTGCTCAAGTGGCGAGTGTTCATTCCGGCCATCGCGCAGTCACAGCGCGTGTTCGAAAACGAGCATCTGGGCCGTACCCTGGTCGATACCGCCCCGGTAGGCCTGGGCCTGATCGCCATCCATAGCGGCAAGCCCTTGTTGCGCAGTCCCGCCATGATGGATGCCGATGCCCAGCTACTAACTTCGCGGCAAGGGCTTTCGGGAGAGCTCGCCGCCCAGTTTCTGCTGCACGAGAACCAGCCTGCGCCGCATGACTATCCAGGAGCTTTGCAACTGGATCTGAGGTTCCCGACGATAGACGGCAGCCATCGGGACTTGTCCGTCCGGATGGCTCGCGCCCGCTACGAGGGCGTCGATGTCCTGGTAGCAGCCTTTACCGACGTTACGCTCGAAAAACAAATGGAGCGGGTTTCGCAGGAGGCCCGGCATGCGGCCGATTCGGCCAATGCTGCCAAATCGGCTTTCCTGGCAGCCATGAGCCACGAAATACGCACGCCGCTCAATGCCATTCATGGCAATCTGGAACTACTCTCGCATAGCGCATTGGACTCTGCCCAACGCGCGCATGTCGACACCATCCGTAGCGCGTCAGATAGCCTGCTCAGCATCGTCAGCGATGTGCTGGACTTCTCAAAGATTGAGGCGGGCGAACTGCGTCTGGAACATCTCGAATACGATATCCAGGACATCGCTGCGCGCGCCCTGATCATGTTTAGCACCACGGCACGCGCCAAAGGGCTGGTTCTGGGGGGCGAATTCGGTCTGCACACCACCCAACCCATGCGCGGCGATCCGACCCGGGTGGCGCAGGTCATCAATAATCTGCTGTCAAACGCCGTGAAGTTCACTGCAGCAGGCAAGGTGACGCTAAGGATGACGCAGGATGCGACGCCGCCGCAACTCGTTCTCACCGTCGAAGACAGTGGCATCGGCATGTCGCCCGAACAGATGTCCATGCTCTTTCAGGCCTTCACCCAAGCAGACATCACCATCAACCGACGTTTCGGCGGCACAGGCCTGGGCCTGGCGCTGTGTTCGCGGCTTTCGCAAGCAATGGGGGGCACGCTATCTGTGACCAGCAAGGCCGGGCAGGGCAGTTGTTTTACCTTGCGCCTGCCCCTAGACCGCGATCTGCCGCCTGCACAACTGCCGTCTTTCGCACGTGAGCACGTGCTGCTGGTCGCCGCCGATGATGCTCAACGCAACTATCTGATTTACGCGCTGTCCGCCTGGGGCCTGGCGCCTAATGCCTACGCCCATCCGGCGCAAATCAATGATGCGGCACTGCAACAGGCCGCCGTGCTGGTACTGTGGGGCTCGCGCGACACCTGGCATCCCGATGACGAAAACCGCATCGTAGAAGACGCGCGCTGGGTGCTGGACTGTTCCCAGGATGCCCCGGCGCGCCCAGCGGCGGCGGGCCGCATCCTCAGCGTCACGACCTATGGGCTGGCCAGCTTGGAGGTCGCACTCAATCATGTTCTGCGCGGGCACGCGCTGGCAGCGCCGGCCGAACCCGGAAAAGTGCTTCAGAAGCGGCTTCGGGTATTGGTTGTCGAAGACAACCCGCTCAATCAGCGCTTGTTCCAAGATCAGCTCAACATGCTGGGTTGCGATGCCCGCGTCGCCTGCGGCGGGCACGAGGCGCTCTCCTGGCTTGAACAGGAAAGCTACGATGTGTTGCTGACGGATTTGTCGATGCCTGAGATGTCAGGTTATGAGCTGGCGGCCCAGGTGGGCACGCGCTATCCCGCACTACCTATCGTCGCGGTGACAGCCGACGTCAATCCGCAGACCTGTGAGCGCTGCGCTGCCTGCGGCATGGTTCGCGTATTGGACAAGCCCTTATCGCTTGAAGACCTCGGGCACACACTGTCCGAAGTCAGCGGCGTGACCCGCCTGCATCGTGAACCCGTTGCGCCGCGCCGGCGGCGAACCGATAAAGCCCTGCCCGATCCCATCTGGAAGATATTTCTTGCCTCAAGTGAGAGTTCGCTGACCGTCCTGCGGCAGGCGTGGAAGAACGACGATATTGACGTTCTGCTCGCGGAGCTGCACTCCTTGCGGGGCGCTTTCGGTGTCTTTCAGCTTCAAACGCTGGCCGAGCAATGCGCAGAACTCTCCAAGGGCTTGCAGGCGACAGGTATTGCCGCCAACACGGCTGGCCTTTTGGCGCTTTGTGAAGCGATGGAGGCGATCGTCAGCATGGGTTCACCGGATGTGTCTAGCCTGCTGGGGCATATTATCGAGCTGGCGAACGACCCCGACGATCAACGCCGCCGCCTGCGTATCGAAACACTGGCGCGTCTGGCGCAGGTGACGCTGGAGCAAAACCGGGCTTGA
- a CDS encoding fumarylacetoacetate hydrolase family protein, producing the protein MVFAPPAVVGIPVIGSADQFPVRRVYCVGRNYAAHAREMGFDPDREPPFFFCKPADAVVPVAQDETLVLPYPAETTNYHYEIELVAAIGQGGANIPVETALEHVWGYAVGLDMTRRDLQMKMREAGRPWELGKAFDQSAPIGPLYPAAQAGDVQRANLWLKVDGQTRQQSSTDKLIWSVAETIAYLSRYFRLEAGDLIFTGTPEGVGPVNAGQVMEGGVDGLGALKVRVTA; encoded by the coding sequence ATGGTGTTTGCCCCGCCGGCTGTGGTGGGTATCCCCGTTATCGGCAGTGCCGATCAGTTTCCTGTGCGCCGCGTGTACTGCGTGGGCCGCAACTATGCCGCTCATGCCCGGGAGATGGGTTTCGATCCCGATCGCGAGCCGCCCTTTTTTTTCTGCAAGCCCGCCGATGCGGTCGTGCCGGTCGCCCAGGACGAGACGCTGGTACTACCCTACCCCGCCGAAACCACCAACTATCACTATGAGATCGAATTGGTGGCGGCCATTGGCCAAGGCGGTGCGAACATTCCCGTTGAAACTGCGTTGGAGCATGTTTGGGGCTATGCCGTAGGCCTGGACATGACCCGCCGCGATCTGCAAATGAAAATGCGTGAAGCGGGCCGCCCCTGGGAGCTGGGCAAGGCATTTGATCAGAGCGCGCCTATCGGCCCGCTCTACCCGGCGGCCCAGGCTGGCGACGTTCAACGCGCCAATTTGTGGCTGAAGGTCGACGGCCAGACCCGGCAGCAGAGCAGCACCGACAAGCTGATCTGGTCGGTAGCCGAGACCATCGCCTATCTGTCACGTTATTTCCGCCTGGAGGCGGGCGACCTGATTTTCACGGGTACTCCCGAAGGCGTGGGGCCGGTAAATGCCGGTCAAGTGATGGAAGGCGGGGTGGACGGGCTAGGTGCTCTCAAGGTGCGGGTGACGGCATGA
- the maiA gene encoding maleylacetoacetate isomerase, producing MRLYNFFNSSTSYRVRIALALKGLPYEYLAVNLRKQEQRAPAFTALNPSSGVPLLIDGEVQLSQSLAILDYLEAKYPEPRLLPADPLTRARVLELAQGIACDIHPVNNMRVLRYLQQELGATDAQKNAWYAHWMAEGLCAAEMLLQRHGHGSYCFGETPTLADCCLVPQVANAARMNCELAPYPRVMQVYEHCQAQDAFQAAAPARQPDFIQ from the coding sequence ATCCGCCTTTATAACTTTTTCAACAGCTCCACCTCTTACCGTGTGCGCATCGCACTGGCGCTCAAGGGGCTGCCTTATGAATACCTGGCGGTGAATCTGCGCAAGCAGGAACAGCGCGCGCCGGCATTCACGGCCTTGAACCCGTCGTCTGGCGTGCCTCTGCTGATCGACGGCGAGGTGCAGTTGTCGCAATCACTAGCCATCCTCGATTACCTCGAGGCCAAGTATCCGGAGCCGCGCCTGTTGCCCGCCGATCCGCTGACCCGGGCACGGGTGCTGGAACTGGCTCAAGGCATCGCCTGCGACATCCACCCGGTCAACAATATGCGTGTGCTGCGTTACCTGCAACAAGAACTGGGTGCGACCGACGCGCAAAAGAATGCCTGGTACGCCCACTGGATGGCAGAAGGATTGTGCGCCGCCGAAATGCTGCTGCAACGCCATGGCCATGGCAGCTATTGCTTCGGAGAGACGCCCACGCTGGCCGATTGCTGCCTCGTACCCCAGGTTGCGAATGCGGCGCGCATGAATTGCGAGCTTGCGCCCTACCCGCGCGTGATGCAGGTCTATGAACACTGCCAGGCTCAGGACGCGTTTCAGGCCGCCGCCCCGGCCCGGCAGCCCGATTTCATCCAGTAA
- a CDS encoding amino acid permease — MSDFASIRAREAGLPAVLGPWQMSSVAFGVVLSYGLIVVSTLPMREAGAYALIAYLGAGLAALLLMRCLAALTAAHPAPGAFASWAEHYLGPGTGFVVRCAYIAAIVMLLGTEVALISPVMHLLLPGVPKDAAPLLVLVLLAGLNMGSVLGFARTEVFLSAIKVGALLVFSGLALFYALSATPPPATGAPPPIPWPAVGQAFVLAVLGYVGLESIAIAAAESRAPHVSRQIRLVGWLLIGLITLLALAAAALEYQEVLPWGAQPLFSVLRKPGIPAVALMMNLLIVLTMVSVANSLMYCASRMVFSLGRAQPALAGLARIPSGIPRRAVATTLAAAMLVYAGLLCFPNTFFYITTAIAVCCLLLVWLTIFVCHACLRIREGKKPFAGVLGALLVLGIALATWWIELLASTLSIGLPFIGMLICLYGMAQRFRYRRR; from the coding sequence ATGAGCGATTTCGCGTCCATCCGCGCGCGCGAAGCAGGCTTGCCCGCCGTGCTTGGCCCTTGGCAGATGTCCTCGGTGGCATTTGGCGTGGTGCTCAGCTACGGGCTGATCGTGGTCAGCACGCTGCCGATGCGCGAGGCTGGGGCTTATGCGCTGATCGCCTACCTCGGAGCCGGACTGGCCGCGCTGTTGTTGATGCGCTGCCTGGCTGCGCTGACGGCCGCCCATCCCGCGCCAGGGGCCTTCGCTTCTTGGGCCGAACACTATCTCGGTCCCGGAACGGGTTTCGTCGTCCGATGTGCCTATATCGCTGCGATCGTGATGCTGCTGGGCACGGAAGTCGCCCTGATTTCACCCGTCATGCACTTACTGCTGCCCGGTGTGCCGAAAGACGCCGCGCCGCTACTGGTGCTGGTTTTGCTGGCCGGACTCAATATGGGCTCGGTGCTCGGCTTCGCCAGAACCGAAGTGTTCCTGTCCGCAATCAAAGTTGGGGCGCTGTTGGTGTTTTCGGGCCTGGCCTTGTTTTATGCGCTCAGTGCCACGCCGCCGCCTGCCACGGGCGCACCGCCGCCCATACCCTGGCCTGCGGTGGGACAAGCTTTCGTCCTTGCCGTTTTGGGCTATGTCGGGCTCGAATCCATCGCCATCGCGGCGGCAGAAAGCAGGGCGCCCCACGTAAGTCGCCAAATACGCCTTGTGGGCTGGCTGCTGATTGGCCTGATTACCCTCCTTGCCCTGGCCGCTGCCGCGCTTGAGTACCAGGAAGTACTGCCCTGGGGTGCACAACCGCTGTTTTCTGTACTGCGCAAACCTGGCATTCCGGCCGTGGCGCTCATGATGAATCTGCTGATCGTGCTGACCATGGTCTCGGTCGCAAACAGCTTAATGTATTGCGCCTCGCGCATGGTTTTCAGCCTAGGCCGCGCCCAGCCCGCCTTGGCCGGTCTGGCTCGGATTCCGTCAGGGATTCCGCGCAGGGCTGTCGCAACCACCCTGGCCGCAGCGATGCTGGTCTATGCTGGTCTGCTGTGCTTTCCCAACACTTTTTTTTACATCACCACGGCCATTGCCGTGTGTTGTCTCTTACTCGTCTGGCTGACGATCTTCGTTTGCCATGCTTGTTTACGCATCAGGGAGGGGAAAAAGCCTTTCGCCGGGGTCTTGGGCGCTTTGCTGGTGCTTGGCATCGCCTTGGCAACTTGGTGGATTGAACTGCTTGCGTCGACGCTAAGCATCGGTTTGCCCTTCATCGGCATGCTGATCTGCCTTTACGGCATGGCACAGCGCTTCAGATATCGCCGCCGCTAA
- a CDS encoding Bug family tripartite tricarboxylate transporter substrate binding protein: MTKIDVRGLAGALALSFAALAPAAHADNWPAQPLKAIVPFVPGSSPDQVARIVSEKAGSILGQTIVVDNQPGAGGNIGTEAIAKAQPDGYTFGVSITGPLVSNTLLFDKLPYDPATDLSPLTLAVHQPSVLVVPASSGIANIGQLLEALKRKPGNVNFASPGAGKVSHLAVELLLQQIGAQATHVPYPSLPAALSSLLSGDTQFGALPPIAVMPMVKDGRLNALALTSSKRSSVLPEIPTLAEVGVPGIEGSAWIGFVIASTVPADIQKKISDALIEAIRDPEVTQRLQAQLMDPVGSKPAEFRVYMDEERKRWEPLITKLGLKGQ, from the coding sequence ATGACTAAGATCGATGTGCGCGGCCTGGCTGGCGCGCTTGCTCTGTCGTTCGCCGCGCTGGCTCCCGCCGCCCATGCCGATAATTGGCCTGCGCAGCCGCTCAAGGCCATCGTCCCCTTCGTGCCCGGTTCCAGCCCCGACCAGGTCGCCCGCATCGTGTCGGAGAAAGCCGGCTCCATCCTGGGTCAGACTATCGTGGTTGATAACCAACCCGGCGCCGGCGGCAATATCGGCACCGAGGCCATCGCCAAGGCCCAACCCGATGGCTACACCTTTGGCGTCTCGATTACCGGCCCGCTGGTCAGTAACACGCTGTTGTTCGACAAACTGCCCTACGACCCGGCGACGGACCTCTCACCTTTGACTCTCGCGGTCCATCAGCCCAGTGTGCTGGTCGTACCGGCCAGTTCCGGCATCGCCAACATCGGCCAATTGCTAGAAGCACTCAAGCGCAAGCCCGGCAACGTCAATTTCGCCTCACCGGGTGCGGGTAAGGTATCGCATCTAGCAGTCGAACTGCTGCTGCAACAGATCGGCGCCCAGGCCACCCATGTCCCCTACCCGTCTTTGCCGGCGGCGTTGAGCTCGCTGCTCTCGGGCGACACGCAATTCGGCGCACTGCCTCCTATTGCCGTCATGCCGATGGTGAAAGACGGCCGCTTGAACGCCCTGGCGCTCACCTCGTCCAAACGCTCTTCAGTGCTGCCCGAAATTCCCACGCTGGCGGAAGTCGGGGTGCCGGGCATCGAAGGCTCGGCCTGGATCGGCTTTGTTATTGCGTCCACGGTACCGGCCGACATCCAGAAGAAGATCTCTGACGCGCTGATCGAAGCGATCCGCGATCCGGAAGTGACCCAGCGCCTGCAAGCCCAATTGATGGACCCGGTCGGCAGCAAGCCGGCCGAATTCCGTGTCTATATGGATGAAGAGCGCAAGCGTTGGGAGCCCCTTATTACCAAACTGGGTCTCAAGGGCCAGTGA
- a CDS encoding LysR family transcriptional regulator — MDWTHKLRRRHIRMLLSLAQTHNLSHSAVVLNTTQPGLSKWLKDLEDDIGLPLFERHARGLVPTPYGEVLIAHAQRIDSQLDRANKDMEALREGGSGRVVIGASGVAASDTAPLAMMRMLERMPRARVSLVEGTTDRLTQQLAQGDLDLVVGRADPEFRDPMLEMETLFVDHIHLVVRPRHPLLHGLAPDWEGVRAYRWIVWPKGTPVRNALDNALDEAGQTLPPDVIESNSVTANLTLLNNSDMIGVASHRAALRLTQLNAIRILPIRLSGFGSVAMYWSRDAFMSQAVRLAMACLREVAAGAAS; from the coding sequence ATGGACTGGACTCATAAGCTGCGCCGCCGACACATCAGAATGCTGCTCAGCCTGGCGCAAACGCATAACCTCAGCCATTCGGCGGTGGTGCTCAACACCACCCAGCCTGGGCTCTCCAAATGGCTGAAAGATCTCGAAGACGATATCGGCCTGCCGCTGTTTGAACGCCACGCGCGCGGGCTGGTGCCCACGCCCTATGGCGAAGTGCTCATCGCCCACGCCCAGCGCATCGATTCGCAACTCGATCGCGCCAATAAAGATATGGAGGCCTTGCGTGAGGGAGGAAGCGGCCGTGTGGTCATCGGCGCTAGCGGCGTAGCCGCCTCTGACACCGCGCCGCTGGCGATGATGCGCATGCTGGAGCGCATGCCCCGCGCCAGGGTAAGCCTGGTCGAAGGCACTACCGATCGCCTCACCCAGCAATTGGCGCAGGGCGATCTAGATCTCGTGGTCGGCCGTGCTGACCCGGAGTTTCGCGATCCAATGCTCGAGATGGAAACGCTTTTCGTCGACCATATCCATCTGGTCGTGCGGCCGCGGCATCCGCTGCTGCATGGCTTGGCGCCAGATTGGGAGGGGGTGCGCGCCTATCGCTGGATCGTGTGGCCCAAAGGCACACCGGTGCGCAATGCGCTCGATAATGCATTGGATGAGGCTGGGCAGACCTTGCCGCCAGATGTCATCGAAAGCAATTCAGTCACGGCCAACCTCACGCTGCTCAACAACAGCGACATGATAGGCGTGGCCTCGCATCGCGCCGCGCTGCGGCTCACTCAGCTCAATGCGATCCGCATTCTGCCCATCCGGCTATCAGGGTTTGGCTCTGTCGCCATGTATTGGTCGCGGGATGCCTTTATGTCGCAAGCGGTGCGCCTGGCGATGGCTTGCCTGCGGGAAGTGGCGGCAGGCGCAGCCTCCTGA
- a CDS encoding fimbrial protein produces MIQGNVPVSEFDLGGNMGTSYAKDFTMTVGGCDLAVLQSVTLSFEGQSVPQIPNAQGLALSNDANAAVGIAISVTRNDDSHTGKGQAVRFDGSESYPLNLSANKNTYLFSARYVRVPGEPLRPGTANAVATVTVSWS; encoded by the coding sequence ATGATACAAGGTAATGTGCCCGTGAGCGAGTTCGACCTGGGGGGCAATATGGGTACGAGCTATGCCAAAGACTTCACCATGACCGTCGGCGGCTGCGATCTGGCAGTCTTGCAGTCCGTGACGCTGAGCTTCGAGGGCCAGAGCGTGCCGCAGATCCCCAATGCGCAAGGACTGGCCTTGAGCAACGACGCGAACGCCGCAGTGGGCATCGCCATCTCCGTCACGCGCAATGACGACAGCCATACGGGTAAAGGTCAAGCGGTTCGCTTTGACGGCTCTGAAAGCTACCCGCTCAACCTGTCCGCCAACAAGAATACCTATTTGTTTTCCGCCCGCTATGTGCGAGTGCCCGGCGAGCCGCTGCGCCCCGGGACTGCCAACGCCGTTGCCACAGTGACCGTCAGTTGGTCCTGA
- the gtdA gene encoding gentisate 1,2-dioxygenase yields the protein MAEDIAQSRQDYYARIAKRHLSPLWESLHTLVPPTPAPRCLPFLWKYDELRADIMASGELISAEEAVRRVLILENPCLQGQASITQTLYAGLQLILPGEIAPSHRHTQSALRFIVEGRGAYTAVNGERTTMHPGDFIITPSWTWHDHGNAESVDGGEPVVWLDGLDIPLIRALDAGFAENYPAATQVLTRAEGDSMARYGYNMLPVRHDAPAVGASPLFNYPYSRSRETLDQLYRHGELDPWDGVKLRYVNPATGGAAIPTMATFMQLLPAGFQGRTYRSTDSTVYSVVEGRGSARIGEQEFAFGPRDVFVAPSWLPVQLAALHDTVIFSYSDRPVQAALGLWRESREG from the coding sequence ATGGCCGAGGACATTGCTCAGTCACGCCAGGACTATTACGCACGGATTGCCAAGCGGCATCTCAGCCCGCTGTGGGAGTCCTTGCATACGCTGGTGCCGCCCACGCCGGCGCCGCGCTGCCTGCCTTTTCTGTGGAAGTACGACGAACTCAGAGCCGACATCATGGCATCGGGCGAGTTGATCAGCGCTGAGGAGGCCGTAAGGCGCGTGCTGATTCTGGAGAACCCTTGCTTGCAAGGTCAGGCCAGCATTACGCAAACCCTGTATGCCGGCTTGCAGCTCATCCTGCCCGGCGAAATTGCGCCCAGTCACCGCCACACCCAATCGGCGCTGCGTTTCATTGTCGAAGGCCGCGGCGCTTATACGGCAGTCAATGGCGAACGTACGACCATGCATCCGGGCGACTTCATCATCACGCCCTCCTGGACCTGGCATGACCACGGTAACGCCGAGTCCGTGGACGGCGGCGAGCCCGTCGTTTGGCTGGACGGACTGGATATTCCGCTGATTCGGGCCCTGGACGCGGGTTTCGCTGAGAACTATCCGGCCGCGACCCAGGTGCTCACGCGGGCGGAAGGCGACAGCATGGCGCGCTATGGCTACAACATGCTGCCCGTGCGCCATGATGCGCCTGCCGTCGGCGCCTCTCCCCTATTTAACTATCCCTATTCGCGCAGCCGCGAGACCCTGGACCAGCTTTACCGCCACGGCGAGCTAGACCCCTGGGATGGCGTCAAGCTGCGCTATGTGAATCCGGCCACGGGCGGCGCTGCCATCCCGACGATGGCGACGTTCATGCAATTGCTGCCGGCAGGTTTTCAGGGGCGCACCTATCGCAGCACCGATTCGACCGTGTACAGCGTGGTCGAGGGTCGGGGCAGCGCAAGAATAGGCGAGCAGGAATTCGCCTTCGGGCCGCGCGATGTCTTCGTGGCGCCTTCCTGGCTGCCGGTGCAATTGGCGGCGCTGCACGATACGGTGATTTTCAGCTATTCCGACCGCCCGGTACAGGCCGCCCTCGGTCTTTGGCGCGAGTCCCGCGAAGGCTGA
- a CDS encoding fimbrial protein, with the protein MKNAIIKTLVAASLAVMAGGAMADTGKIAFQGVITQGACTLGAGQQGTNMVVDMPQVPANKFTAAGDRSPAADFSITLLDCDVTTLNTAAFSFRPDAGSVVGTGLLSLENAGGAQNIAIRLEDDAGTQILFGGAAKSFTLVKGNNVLNFKAYFEATATGVTAGNARARAFFDVTYS; encoded by the coding sequence ATGAAAAACGCAATCATCAAGACACTGGTCGCTGCAAGCCTCGCCGTTATGGCTGGCGGCGCCATGGCAGACACTGGCAAGATCGCCTTTCAGGGCGTGATCACACAAGGCGCTTGCACGCTGGGCGCAGGTCAGCAGGGTACGAATATGGTTGTCGATATGCCGCAGGTGCCCGCGAACAAGTTCACGGCTGCCGGTGACCGCTCTCCCGCCGCTGACTTCAGCATCACGCTGCTGGATTGCGACGTCACCACCCTCAACACGGCTGCATTCAGCTTCCGTCCGGATGCCGGCTCGGTGGTGGGGACCGGTTTGCTGAGCCTGGAAAATGCCGGTGGCGCGCAAAACATCGCCATCCGTCTTGAAGACGATGCCGGCACACAGATCCTGTTTGGCGGCGCGGCCAAGTCCTTTACGCTGGTGAAGGGTAACAACGTCCTCAACTTCAAGGCTTACTTCGAGGCCACCGCTACGGGGGTCACGGCAGGCAATGCGCGAGCCCGCGCCTTCTTCGACGTCACCTACTCGTAA
- a CDS encoding fimbrial biogenesis chaperone — translation MMKRNSLVLAAALLVSASASASIQLGSTRVILNESSRNAVVGAKNVGTDPVVVQAWIDADGEKMETPFFITPPLGRFDGGVERNLSITRVADGLPKDRESQYWINVLEIPQQGAANTNSLTLATRTRIKLFYRPTAIKDLPRGKDMLAWSWSQEGKACNLHIANSSAYTVNFSRIHVPTEKEGYGLGVIAQPLTTTRVPLSKCPASSAFKVGAQVVNNFGAVDDWSGITVEQGGSMKATPASKP, via the coding sequence ATGATGAAAAGAAATAGCCTTGTGCTCGCGGCCGCGCTGCTGGTCAGCGCCAGCGCCTCAGCCTCCATCCAACTCGGCAGCACCCGCGTCATCCTGAACGAATCGAGCCGTAACGCGGTTGTCGGCGCAAAGAATGTCGGCACGGACCCTGTGGTGGTGCAGGCCTGGATAGACGCCGACGGCGAGAAGATGGAAACGCCTTTCTTCATCACGCCGCCGCTTGGCCGTTTTGATGGCGGAGTCGAGCGCAACCTCAGCATTACCCGCGTGGCCGACGGTTTGCCCAAAGATCGCGAATCGCAGTACTGGATCAATGTGCTCGAAATCCCGCAGCAAGGCGCGGCGAACACCAACTCACTGACCCTTGCCACCCGCACGCGCATCAAGCTGTTCTATCGCCCCACCGCCATCAAAGATCTGCCGCGGGGTAAGGACATGCTGGCCTGGAGCTGGAGTCAAGAGGGCAAGGCTTGCAATCTTCACATCGCAAACTCCTCGGCTTACACCGTCAACTTCTCGCGCATTCATGTGCCTACGGAAAAAGAGGGCTACGGCCTCGGTGTCATTGCGCAACCGCTGACCACGACGCGGGTTCCGCTGAGCAAATGCCCCGCATCTAGCGCATTCAAAGTGGGCGCCCAGGTCGTCAATAATTTCGGCGCTGTCGATGATTGGTCGGGCATCACGGTAGAGCAGGGGGGCAGTATGAAGGCGACTCCGGCGAGCAAGCCGTGA